Proteins from a genomic interval of Flammeovirgaceae bacterium SG7u.111:
- a CDS encoding efflux transporter outer membrane subunit, giving the protein MEKIVEMKNRISFVVILLVSLFALEACKVGPGFKTQRTEIDEAEVYRYDSLQLAMEDSVLNISWWELFNDPVLDTLIKIGLVENKDLLIASSRIEQARAQLGFTKANMWPSITYTGSALRGNVVGGQPTAGLSVTNMFTGFGSLNWEIDFWGKFRRANEAAQADLLASEYGQRTVQIGLISSIVGTYYQLLDYRWRLYISMRTVDLRQESLDIIQARYTNGVVPEIDLNQAQIQLAIAASAVPFYKRLVAQTENALGTLLGRTPRAITVGAELNDQELPPDIPVGLPSMLMERRPDVLQAEASLHAQTARIGVAVAQRFPSISLTGLLGVASGDISNLTANGPAFAFGGSLLGPVFEFGKNKRRVEVERKKTEQVLYEYEKTVITAFREVEDALVEIQTLKDELQARRDHVAAAQNAQELSKERYDKGVTSFLELIESQRQAFEAQLSLSETTQKLFNGYVKLYKALGGGWLSEEESNAAATAPQDE; this is encoded by the coding sequence ATGGAAAAGATAGTAGAAATGAAAAATCGGATTTCATTTGTAGTGATATTACTGGTTTCGCTTTTTGCTTTGGAGGCATGTAAAGTAGGTCCAGGTTTTAAGACCCAGCGAACGGAGATAGACGAAGCTGAAGTGTACAGGTACGATAGCTTACAGCTCGCTATGGAAGATTCGGTATTGAACATAAGTTGGTGGGAATTATTCAACGACCCTGTGTTGGATACCTTGATCAAGATCGGGCTGGTGGAGAACAAAGATCTGCTCATAGCATCTAGCAGAATAGAGCAAGCAAGGGCTCAGCTTGGGTTTACTAAAGCTAATATGTGGCCGAGCATTACTTATACTGGAAGTGCGTTGAGAGGGAATGTTGTAGGCGGTCAACCAACTGCGGGTCTGTCGGTAACCAATATGTTTACAGGGTTTGGTTCATTAAATTGGGAGATAGATTTTTGGGGTAAGTTTAGGAGGGCAAATGAAGCTGCCCAAGCCGATTTGTTGGCATCGGAATATGGTCAAAGAACAGTTCAGATCGGGTTGATTTCTTCCATAGTTGGGACGTATTATCAGCTGCTCGATTACAGATGGAGATTGTATATCTCAATGAGAACAGTTGATTTGCGGCAAGAGTCTTTAGATATTATTCAGGCAAGGTATACCAATGGTGTTGTACCTGAGATTGACCTCAACCAAGCACAAATTCAGCTGGCGATCGCAGCTTCTGCTGTTCCGTTTTACAAAAGGTTGGTTGCCCAAACGGAAAATGCCTTAGGTACTTTACTTGGCAGAACTCCACGGGCTATCACCGTAGGAGCTGAATTGAACGATCAGGAATTGCCACCAGATATTCCTGTAGGCTTGCCTTCTATGCTCATGGAAAGGAGGCCGGATGTGCTCCAGGCCGAAGCTTCGCTACATGCGCAAACTGCTCGAATTGGAGTAGCTGTTGCCCAGCGTTTTCCAAGTATCAGCCTGACAGGTTTGCTAGGGGTAGCCAGTGGTGACATTTCTAACTTAACCGCCAATGGCCCTGCTTTCGCTTTTGGGGGGAGCTTGCTCGGACCTGTTTTTGAATTTGGCAAGAATAAACGCCGGGTGGAGGTAGAGCGGAAGAAAACCGAACAAGTGCTCTATGAATATGAGAAAACGGTGATCACTGCTTTCCGAGAAGTGGAAGATGCTCTTGTAGAAATTCAAACATTGAAAGACGAGCTTCAAGCAAGGCGAGACCATGTAGCTGCTGCCCAAAATGCCCAGGAGCTTTCTAAGGAGCGTTACGACAAAGGTGTGACCAGCTTTCTCGAGCTGATTGAAAGTCAAAGACAGGCATTTGAAGCCCAGCTAAGCTTGTCCGAAACAACCCAAAAGCTATTTAATGGGTATGTTAAGCTCTATAAAGCTTTGGGAGGCGGTTGGCTATCTGAGGAAGAGTCCAATGCTGCTGCAACTGCACCACAAGATGAATAA
- a CDS encoding efflux RND transporter permease subunit, with product MAENSGNFFVRRPIVAMVIAIVIVIVGSVSMIGLPIEQYPNLTPPIVEVRASYTGANAVSVEESVATPLEQEINGVDNMIYMKSTNANDGTMVVQVSFDVGTDPDMNTVLAQNRVSAATAKLPQEVTKYGVTTKKSLPNILMLIALTSDGRYDQDFLGNYALINIKDQLARVKGIGRVDVMGASNYSMRIWVKPDRLSKLGITVPEILKAINEQNVIVPGGKFGAEPAPPGTEYTYTVRLPDRFNSPEAFEDIVIRTQSDGSQVKIGDVASVKLGVETYNMIPRLNKETCAIVALYQAPGSNAVELAENIISEMEILKKNFPESVKYEVSLDSTAPITAGIRDIVVTLIVALVLVVLVVFVFIQDWRATLIPTLAIPVSLIGAFIFFPLLGFTINVLSLLGLVLAIGIVVDDAIVVVEAVQVNIENGMTSKEATFDAMSKVTAPVIATTLVLIAVFIPVAGMAGITGLLYQQFAITIVVSVIVSSINALTLSPALCSILLKKPTKYKGPLGWFFGLFNKGMDKSTDSYMSFTNVVSRKIKRGVVFIVLMTIGAGIFGKLVPGGFIPEEDMGYFFVNMQLPNAASIQRSDVIAKQIEEIVMDMPDVEYITSATGFSLLSGSMVPNNGFMFVTLSDWSERDKTAKQIIAELNMRLAMKIKGAQAFAFGPPAIPGLGNGSGFSIMIQDRGGNTPTYLSENAMKFIKAANAREEIGSAFTTFQANVPQRFMDIDRDKALKLGVPLSDLYTTIGAFMGGAYVNDFTRFGRLYKTYIQAEPEYRVSESQINNFFIKNKDGNMVSLASIATVKPIVGPDYTSRFNLYRAVEVTGGPAPGFTSAQAMAALEEVASETLPPDMSYSWNAMSFQENKASGSLAVILTFSLLFVFLILAAQYESWSLPFAILLGTPFAIFGALLFLWVARLFTPAFENNIFAQVSFVMLIGMAAKNAILIVEFANDEFKGGLSLFDAAIKAAKSRFRPILMTAFSFILGVFPLVIATGSGAEARKVMGMALLGGMTMATILGVFFYPMLYILIGKIAGYEKKRDKELATSNETSN from the coding sequence ATGGCTGAAAATTCTGGAAACTTTTTTGTGAGAAGGCCCATTGTGGCTATGGTAATAGCCATAGTCATTGTGATTGTTGGTAGTGTGTCTATGATCGGATTGCCTATAGAGCAATATCCGAACCTAACCCCACCTATTGTTGAAGTAAGGGCTTCTTATACAGGAGCAAATGCGGTAAGTGTGGAAGAATCGGTAGCTACGCCACTGGAGCAGGAAATAAATGGGGTCGATAATATGATATACATGAAATCGACCAATGCCAATGATGGTACTATGGTAGTGCAAGTGTCGTTTGATGTGGGTACAGATCCCGATATGAACACTGTGCTAGCACAAAACCGTGTTTCTGCTGCTACGGCAAAGCTGCCCCAAGAGGTAACGAAATACGGTGTGACTACCAAGAAGTCACTGCCAAATATTTTGATGCTAATAGCCTTGACTTCAGATGGTCGATACGACCAGGACTTTTTGGGGAACTATGCTTTGATCAATATAAAAGATCAACTTGCAAGGGTAAAAGGTATAGGTAGGGTAGATGTGATGGGAGCCTCCAACTATTCCATGCGTATATGGGTAAAGCCCGATAGGCTTTCAAAACTGGGCATAACTGTCCCAGAAATATTGAAGGCGATCAACGAACAAAATGTGATAGTACCAGGTGGTAAGTTTGGTGCAGAGCCTGCTCCTCCTGGCACAGAATACACCTACACCGTAAGGCTACCAGATAGGTTCAATTCTCCAGAAGCTTTTGAAGATATTGTGATCAGGACTCAAAGCGATGGTTCGCAGGTAAAGATAGGGGATGTCGCTTCTGTGAAACTTGGTGTAGAGACTTACAACATGATCCCTCGATTGAACAAAGAGACTTGTGCTATTGTAGCTTTGTACCAAGCTCCTGGGTCTAATGCCGTAGAACTTGCTGAAAATATTATCAGTGAGATGGAAATACTCAAAAAGAATTTCCCGGAAAGTGTCAAATACGAAGTTTCTTTGGATTCTACTGCACCAATTACGGCAGGTATACGAGACATTGTGGTAACACTTATTGTCGCACTTGTTTTGGTGGTACTGGTTGTGTTCGTTTTTATCCAAGATTGGCGGGCAACCCTTATCCCCACCTTGGCTATTCCCGTTTCACTGATAGGGGCGTTTATATTCTTTCCATTGCTAGGCTTTACTATCAATGTTTTGTCATTGTTGGGCTTGGTGCTGGCCATTGGGATTGTAGTAGATGATGCTATTGTGGTGGTGGAAGCCGTTCAGGTGAATATTGAAAATGGGATGACGTCTAAAGAGGCGACCTTTGATGCCATGAGCAAAGTTACTGCACCAGTAATAGCCACTACATTGGTCCTAATTGCCGTATTTATTCCTGTTGCCGGAATGGCTGGAATTACGGGCTTGCTTTATCAGCAATTTGCCATAACTATTGTGGTTTCCGTAATTGTATCGTCAATAAATGCGCTCACGCTCAGCCCAGCATTGTGTTCTATTCTATTAAAGAAGCCTACAAAATATAAAGGTCCTCTCGGATGGTTTTTTGGGTTGTTCAACAAAGGGATGGATAAGTCGACAGATTCCTACATGAGTTTTACCAATGTGGTATCTAGGAAGATAAAGCGAGGTGTGGTGTTTATTGTTTTGATGACAATAGGAGCGGGGATATTTGGTAAGTTGGTACCAGGAGGTTTTATTCCCGAAGAAGACATGGGGTATTTTTTTGTGAATATGCAATTGCCAAATGCAGCATCTATCCAGCGGTCAGATGTTATTGCAAAGCAAATTGAAGAAATTGTGATGGATATGCCAGATGTAGAATACATTACATCGGCTACTGGTTTTAGCTTGCTATCGGGTTCAATGGTGCCCAACAATGGATTTATGTTCGTAACCTTGTCCGACTGGTCGGAAAGAGACAAAACAGCCAAACAGATAATTGCAGAGCTGAATATGAGGCTTGCTATGAAGATAAAAGGAGCTCAAGCTTTTGCCTTTGGACCACCGGCAATTCCTGGGCTTGGAAACGGTTCTGGCTTTAGTATCATGATTCAGGATAGGGGCGGTAATACACCTACTTACCTTTCTGAAAATGCCATGAAGTTTATTAAAGCGGCAAATGCCCGTGAAGAAATAGGCTCAGCCTTTACTACTTTCCAAGCCAATGTTCCCCAGCGGTTTATGGATATTGACAGAGACAAGGCATTGAAGTTAGGAGTTCCACTTAGCGATTTGTACACTACTATAGGCGCATTTATGGGAGGGGCTTATGTCAACGATTTTACAAGGTTTGGTAGGTTGTACAAAACCTATATTCAGGCAGAGCCAGAGTACAGGGTAAGTGAAAGTCAGATCAACAACTTCTTTATTAAAAATAAGGATGGGAATATGGTTTCTTTGGCAAGTATTGCTACTGTAAAACCTATAGTAGGTCCTGATTATACTTCAAGGTTTAACTTATATAGGGCTGTTGAGGTAACTGGAGGGCCAGCGCCTGGTTTTACTTCTGCACAGGCTATGGCAGCATTGGAAGAAGTGGCAAGTGAGACCTTGCCGCCCGATATGAGCTACAGTTGGAATGCAATGTCGTTTCAGGAAAATAAAGCGTCTGGATCGTTGGCAGTTATCCTAACCTTCTCCCTCTTATTTGTGTTCCTGATTCTTGCGGCGCAATATGAAAGCTGGTCGTTGCCTTTTGCTATCTTGCTGGGTACGCCTTTCGCCATTTTTGGTGCTTTATTGTTCTTATGGGTAGCCCGCCTTTTCACGCCAGCTTTTGAAAATAATATATTTGCCCAAGTCTCTTTTGTGATGCTGATAGGCATGGCCGCTAAAAATGCCATCTTGATTGTAGAATTTGCCAACGATGAATTCAAAGGAGGCTTAAGCCTTTTTGATGCGGCTATCAAAGCTGCCAAGTCTCGTTTCCGCCCAATTCTCATGACGGCATTTTCTTTTATCCTTGGTGTGTTTCCGTTGGTAATAGCGACTGGTTCTGGTGCCGAGGCAAGAAAAGTAATGGGTATGGCTTTGCTTGGTGGAATGACGATGGCAACCATATTGGGGGTTTTCTTCTATCCTATGTTGTATATTCTCATTGGGAAAATAGCGGGCTATGAAAAGAAAAGGGATAAGGAATTAGCGACTTCAAATGAAACTTCAAACTAA
- a CDS encoding DUF3307 domain-containing protein codes for MILFFKLLLAHLIGDFTLQSDKSVADKEVKKIKSPYLYAHVLIHLILTVVAVGFQSKYWLGVVVVVVAHYLIDLFKLYVQNEKNQGRYFILDQAMHVGVIALVVHAYKPFPLKNLTAFGSKILLLVICLVTLTYVVSVAMQVFFSKWNNDFQEKGEESLQNAGKYIGMLERLFVFVFVATNHWQAIGFLIAAKSVFRFGDLSRAKDRKLTEYILIGTLLSVGSAILVGLVYLFLSKLPSFK; via the coding sequence ATGATTCTATTTTTTAAATTGTTGTTAGCGCATTTGATCGGCGATTTTACCCTGCAAAGTGATAAATCTGTTGCTGATAAGGAAGTCAAAAAAATCAAGTCTCCTTACCTATATGCCCATGTGCTCATCCACCTGATATTGACTGTGGTAGCTGTTGGTTTCCAGTCGAAATACTGGCTTGGGGTTGTTGTGGTTGTAGTTGCCCATTACCTTATAGACCTTTTTAAATTATATGTACAAAACGAGAAGAACCAGGGGCGTTACTTTATCTTAGATCAGGCTATGCATGTAGGGGTTATTGCCTTGGTAGTGCATGCTTACAAACCGTTTCCTCTTAAAAACTTAACTGCTTTCGGATCGAAAATCCTGTTGTTAGTAATTTGCTTGGTTACGCTTACTTATGTGGTTTCCGTTGCAATGCAGGTGTTTTTTTCTAAATGGAACAATGATTTTCAGGAAAAGGGGGAGGAGTCGTTGCAAAATGCGGGAAAGTACATAGGCATGCTGGAGAGACTGTTTGTCTTTGTGTTTGTGGCGACCAATCATTGGCAGGCAATCGGCTTTTTGATAGCAGCAAAATCGGTGTTCCGCTTTGGGGATTTAAGCAGGGCAAAAGACCGAAAACTGACCGAATATATTTTGATAGGTACGCTGCTGAGCGTAGGGTCGGCTATTCTGGTCGGGTTGGTTTATCTTTTCTTGAGTAAGTTGCCTAGCTTTAAGTAG
- a CDS encoding alpha amylase C-terminal domain-containing protein: protein MSKKAPVLRLIKDDPWLEPYNDQVTARYERYKDTLKSLEEHYGSLPAFASAHHNLGINYSKKDKGWYYREWAPMANALYLTGDFNKWDRTSHPLKRVDNGVWEIFLDAKTYSNKFVHQSLIKVHVVTQHGSFDRIPAMMTRVVQNPETHDFAGQLWDPPRPFKWTDEKFDINSISEPLIYESHVGMATEEDGVGTYREFADNVLPRIKKLGYNTIQMMAVQEHPYYGSFGYHVSNFFAPSSRFGTPEDLKYLINKAHKTGIAVIMDIVHSHAVKNLNEGLNEFDGTDYQYFHAGGKGHHPAWDSKLFNYGKWEVIQFLLSNVTYWLEEFHFDGFRFDGVTSMMFTHHGHTAFDHYDKYFVNDIENEAITYLQLANDLIHEIKPGALSIAEDVSGMPGLSRPIDEGGLGFDYRLAMGIPDYWIKLLKHSKDEDWNIHEMWGVLNNKREGERVIAYAESHDQALVGDKSLAFWLMDKDMYWHMAIGDENLVIDRGIALHKMIRLFTCSLGGDGYLTFIGNEFGHPEWVDFPREGNDWSYKYARRQWSLVDDENLKYKWLNKFDEHMIKLVKKYRVMATQHAWQLNMDETNKVIIFSKGDLVFVFNFHPSNSIEDYRFWVPKKGKYKIILNSDNPEFGGHDRIDESLAYSTNADQKVSIYLTNRTALVMKKARR from the coding sequence ATGTCAAAAAAAGCTCCCGTTCTTCGTCTGATAAAAGATGATCCTTGGCTAGAACCGTACAATGATCAAGTAACTGCTCGCTACGAGAGGTACAAAGATACGCTTAAATCATTGGAAGAACATTACGGTAGCCTTCCAGCTTTTGCCAGTGCTCACCACAATTTAGGTATCAACTACAGCAAAAAGGACAAGGGCTGGTATTATAGGGAATGGGCGCCAATGGCAAATGCACTTTACCTAACAGGTGATTTTAACAAATGGGATAGGACGTCTCATCCTTTGAAACGGGTAGATAATGGCGTGTGGGAAATATTTCTCGATGCCAAAACCTATAGCAATAAGTTTGTTCACCAGAGCTTGATCAAGGTCCATGTGGTTACTCAACACGGTAGCTTTGACCGTATTCCTGCTATGATGACACGTGTGGTTCAAAACCCTGAAACACATGATTTTGCCGGGCAGCTCTGGGATCCACCCCGCCCATTTAAGTGGACAGACGAAAAGTTCGATATCAATAGTATTAGCGAACCTTTGATCTACGAAAGTCATGTAGGAATGGCTACGGAGGAAGATGGTGTGGGTACGTATCGCGAGTTTGCCGACAATGTACTTCCGAGAATAAAGAAGCTTGGCTACAACACTATTCAGATGATGGCTGTGCAAGAGCACCCATATTATGGATCGTTTGGTTACCATGTTTCTAACTTTTTTGCACCCTCTTCTAGATTTGGTACTCCCGAGGATCTTAAGTATTTGATAAATAAAGCCCACAAAACAGGAATTGCCGTAATTATGGACATTGTCCATTCACATGCGGTCAAAAACCTAAACGAGGGCTTGAATGAGTTTGATGGTACGGATTACCAATACTTTCATGCTGGAGGAAAGGGACACCACCCTGCTTGGGACTCGAAACTTTTCAACTATGGGAAATGGGAAGTGATACAGTTTTTGCTTTCCAACGTAACCTATTGGTTAGAGGAATTCCATTTTGACGGATTTAGGTTTGATGGGGTAACGTCAATGATGTTTACACACCACGGGCACACAGCTTTCGATCATTATGATAAGTACTTTGTAAATGATATAGAAAATGAGGCTATTACCTATTTGCAATTGGCAAATGACCTCATTCATGAGATAAAGCCGGGAGCATTGTCCATAGCTGAAGACGTGAGTGGGATGCCTGGTTTGAGCCGGCCAATAGACGAAGGAGGGCTTGGCTTTGATTACCGATTGGCCATGGGTATTCCCGATTATTGGATAAAGCTTTTGAAGCACTCAAAAGACGAAGATTGGAACATTCACGAAATGTGGGGTGTGCTCAACAACAAGAGGGAAGGAGAGCGGGTAATCGCTTATGCAGAGTCACATGACCAGGCGTTGGTAGGTGACAAGAGCTTGGCTTTCTGGCTGATGGACAAAGATATGTACTGGCATATGGCTATTGGGGACGAAAACTTGGTGATAGACCGAGGAATTGCCCTGCATAAAATGATCCGACTGTTCACTTGTTCGTTAGGAGGTGATGGTTATTTAACTTTTATAGGCAATGAGTTTGGTCATCCCGAATGGGTAGATTTTCCGAGGGAAGGTAACGACTGGAGCTACAAATATGCAAGAAGGCAATGGTCTTTGGTAGATGATGAAAATCTGAAGTACAAATGGCTCAACAAGTTTGATGAGCACATGATAAAGCTAGTGAAGAAATATAGGGTGATGGCTACGCAACATGCTTGGCAACTCAATATGGATGAGACCAACAAAGTGATTATTTTTAGTAAGGGTGATTTGGTGTTTGTTTTCAACTTCCATCCATCCAATTCTATTGAAGATTACCGTTTTTGGGTACCTAAGAAAGGCAAATACAAAATTATCTTGAATTCTGATAACCCAGAGTTTGGAGGGCACGATCGCATAGATGAAAGCTTGGCTTATAGCACAAATGCGGATCAAAAAGTGAGTATTTACCTTACCAATAGAACTGCTTTGGTTATGAAAAAGGCGAGGCGATAA
- a CDS encoding peptidyl-tRNA hydrolase, with protein sequence MKMYILLKEDIPDKFAPVIAAHASLACYKKFEKDEKMQQWINSVFKKVVCKVNDKEFENAKKESQHLILTESALDNREVCLAFCPREEYSKQFRFFKMWTPNSQTT encoded by the coding sequence ATGAAAATGTACATTCTTCTCAAAGAGGACATTCCCGATAAGTTCGCTCCAGTAATCGCCGCACACGCTTCGCTAGCTTGTTACAAAAAGTTTGAAAAGGATGAAAAAATGCAGCAATGGATAAATTCCGTATTCAAAAAGGTGGTGTGCAAAGTCAATGATAAGGAGTTTGAAAATGCAAAAAAAGAATCCCAGCACCTCATACTTACCGAGTCGGCACTCGACAACCGAGAAGTCTGCCTAGCCTTTTGCCCCAGAGAGGAGTACAGCAAGCAATTTAGGTTTTTCAAAATGTGGACGCCAAACAGCCAAACAACTTGA
- a CDS encoding helix-turn-helix domain-containing protein, with the protein MEKRYITLSASEEMELKTLKKQGGSERERDRAHALLLSNKGHTIDMLRDIFEVRRATISEWFDRWESSKAAGLMDAPKSGRPSIYTVEEQKK; encoded by the coding sequence ATGGAAAAACGCTATATCACACTAAGTGCGTCAGAAGAGATGGAACTAAAAACCTTGAAAAAGCAGGGTGGTTCTGAACGCGAGCGCGACCGTGCCCATGCGCTGCTCCTGAGCAACAAAGGACATACGATAGATATGCTCAGGGACATATTCGAGGTGCGCAGGGCCACCATCTCGGAGTGGTTTGACAGATGGGAATCCTCAAAGGCGGCAGGATTGATGGATGCCCCCAAGAGTGGGCGGCCGAGTATCTATACGGTGGAAGAGCAAAAAAAATAG
- a CDS encoding SatD family protein, with the protein MKAVITGDIIDSRKAEQPGQWLKILKRILGEYGASPKKWDIYRGDSFQLQVENPQCALLVALRLKAAIKQLKGLNVRMGIGIGGVSYEAERVMESQGEVFIHAGKCFDTLKKKTLALKSPWHELDEEINLYLELALLTIDNWTANSAEIVQLAIEHPHKTQMELSEMLKITQSNVSSRFRRAGYEEVMKVEKRFRKLIVHKNTSDKI; encoded by the coding sequence ATGAAAGCAGTAATTACGGGTGATATCATAGACTCTAGGAAGGCGGAGCAACCAGGGCAATGGCTAAAAATACTCAAAAGAATATTGGGTGAATATGGCGCTTCTCCCAAAAAATGGGATATTTACAGAGGTGATAGTTTCCAATTGCAGGTGGAAAATCCTCAATGTGCTTTGCTGGTGGCTTTGCGTCTAAAGGCAGCCATAAAGCAGTTAAAAGGGCTAAATGTGCGGATGGGAATTGGGATAGGAGGAGTGAGCTATGAAGCAGAAAGGGTGATGGAGTCGCAAGGGGAAGTTTTTATACATGCAGGAAAGTGCTTCGATACGTTGAAGAAAAAGACGCTTGCACTGAAGTCGCCGTGGCATGAGCTAGATGAGGAAATCAATTTGTACTTAGAACTTGCTTTGCTCACTATTGATAATTGGACTGCAAACTCAGCAGAAATAGTACAGTTGGCAATAGAGCATCCTCATAAAACTCAGATGGAGCTATCGGAAATGTTAAAGATTACCCAAAGCAATGTAAGTAGCCGCTTCAGGCGGGCGGGCTACGAGGAGGTAATGAAAGTAGAAAAGCGATTTAGAAAGCTTATAGTGCATAAAAACACTTCAGACAAGATATGA
- a CDS encoding IS630 family transposase translates to MGILKGGRIDGCPQEWAAEYLYGGRAKKIASLAREGPVTCLRFFAQEVSTKFGKDACGKTVKRILKKSGLVWKRMRNSLENNRDEEMFRFFQQELDCLGQQARQGEIDLCYFDETGISLCPNVPYAWQPVGTANKLPARRGNGVSVLGILDPLANTFTGSYYHGAANSACVIQVLDSFSETIKKKTVLVLDNAAIHKSKDVKGYIEKWKGKGLYLQFIPAYCPELNLIEVLWKMLKHYWIKPRHYTSMKSLIEATLSILQNYGKQYSISFG, encoded by the coding sequence ATGGGAATCCTCAAAGGCGGCAGGATTGATGGATGCCCCCAAGAGTGGGCGGCCGAGTATCTATACGGTGGAAGAGCAAAAAAAATAGCATCCCTTGCCCGGGAAGGGCCTGTCACCTGTCTCCGTTTTTTTGCCCAAGAGGTCTCCACCAAGTTCGGCAAGGACGCCTGTGGGAAGACCGTCAAGCGGATATTGAAAAAGTCGGGTCTTGTCTGGAAGCGCATGCGCAACTCCCTGGAAAACAACCGTGACGAAGAGATGTTCCGTTTCTTCCAACAAGAACTCGACTGTCTGGGACAGCAGGCCCGGCAAGGGGAGATCGACCTGTGTTATTTTGACGAGACGGGGATAAGCCTGTGCCCGAACGTTCCGTATGCGTGGCAGCCCGTTGGCACGGCAAACAAGCTGCCCGCCCGGCGGGGCAACGGGGTCTCCGTCTTGGGCATACTCGACCCGTTGGCCAACACCTTCACGGGGAGCTATTACCATGGCGCGGCAAACTCGGCATGTGTCATACAGGTACTGGACAGTTTCTCCGAGACGATCAAGAAGAAAACCGTACTGGTCTTGGACAACGCCGCGATCCACAAATCCAAAGACGTAAAGGGATATATAGAAAAATGGAAGGGAAAAGGGCTGTACCTACAGTTTATCCCCGCATACTGCCCCGAGCTCAACCTGATAGAGGTCTTATGGAAGATGCTCAAGCACTATTGGATCAAACCAAGGCATTATACCTCCATGAAATCTCTCATTGAGGCCACCTTGTCAATCCTACAAAATTATGGAAAACAATATTCGATTTCTTTTGGGTAG